The DNA segment GTTCAGGACATCTTCTGAAGCTCGAAGACCGTGTGCTCGGTCGGCGGGTTCACCTTCTCGACGAGCCCCGCCAGGGCTTCCTTGTTCGGCGCCTGCCATCGGCAGAAGGCGCGGGTGTCGCCCGGAACCACGTCGATCGACCGCAGGACGAAGCCCGCGGGCAGCTGCCCCTTCTGCGCCATCCCTGCGATAGACTGCACCACTCCGACGACGGCGTTCGTGTTCTCGCTCTTCCATGTGTGCTGAATGAGGAATTCACTCATTTCGATCACCAAGGAGTCCATAAAGCCCGTCGGGCACAGGGTTCGTGCCGGTCTGGACCGGGTGGTCCCGATGGACGAAGTCATCCTGCGGATGGAGCACGAGCTGCCCTTCAACAACGTGTCCAAGCGATTCCCCGATGCCACGATCTACCGTTGGTGCAACTCGATGGTGGACTACCTGGAGTTCCTCTCGCCGGACGAACGCCTCCTCACCGATGTCCGTACCGGGCTCGGCGAGGTCATTCGGGTCCTCCGCAGCAGGCTTCTCTACACGTCCCGAGAGGAGGGGCGCCTTAGCGTTCTGGTTCGATGTCGATGCACCGCGGCGAACTCCACGGTGCGGATCGCGGAGCGCGCCAACTGCCTCTGGAAGGCACCCGTCGTCTACGAGGCCGGAAAGGAGTCCCTCACGGTTCTGGCGATGACTCCCCAAGCCTTCCGGACTCTCTTCCGCCAGCTCGAGAAGGTTGCGAGCGTCGAAATCGTGAAGAAGAGCCTCGC comes from the Thermoplasmata archaeon genome and includes:
- a CDS encoding helix-turn-helix domain-containing protein; the encoded protein is MDEVILRMEHELPFNNVSKRFPDATIYRWCNSMVDYLEFLSPDERLLTDVRTGLGEVIRVLRSRLLYTSREEGRLSVLVRCRCTAANSTVRIAERANCLWKAPVVYEAGKESLTVLAMTPQAFRTLFRQLEKVASVEIVKKSLAAPDVLRDSYTLSLSGLFGGLTKRQIGLLVNATDEGYFDIPKRTSMDRLATKEGIGESTMQEHLSKAESKLLRALAPYLHLYESSL